Genomic window (Clostridia bacterium):
GCGTATTCCCAAAGGCAAGGTTTGTACATATGGAGTTATCGCCTTTATGGCTGGAAGTCCAAGAGCAAGCCGTGTAGTAGGTTATGCGCTTCATCATAATCCAGATCCCCAAAACATCCCTTGTCACAGAGTAGTAAACCGTCAAGGACGGCTAGCCCCTGCATTTGCTTTTGGCGGAATCCAAGTTCAAAAGCAGCTTCTTGAACATGAAGGAGTTAAGGTTAGCGATGACGGTTACGTTGATTTGGATATTTATATGGATTGGGTAAAAGAGATATAAAAACTTTTTTAATTAAGTGCAAAAGTTCTTTATTTTATAGATATCTAATATGTAATCATACATTTTTTTACCATTTGATGATTATTGTCAGTAAATTTTTT
Coding sequences:
- a CDS encoding MGMT family protein, with product MNNFYQRVYDAVKRIPKGKVCTYGVIAFMAGSPRASRVVGYALHHNPDPQNIPCHRVVNRQGRLAPAFAFGGIQVQKQLLEHEGVKVSDDGYVDLDIYMDWVKEI